The DNA sequence GAGAAAGTGAAACTCAGACAGTCGTTGTCACTGAGAGGTGAAATGGCGCAGAAAGGAGTTCAGCTGGACAGAGAAACCTTCTCTTGTTCCATCTGTCTGGATCTACTGAAGGATCCAGTGACTACTCCCTGTGGACACAGCTACTGCATGAACTGTATTAAAACTCACTGGGATGGAGAGGACAAGAAGAAAGTCCACAGCTGCCCTCAGTGCAGGCAGACCTTCACACCGAGGCCTGTCCTGCTGAAAAACACCATGTTAGCAGTTTTAGTGGAGGAACTGAAGAAGACTGGACTCcaagctgctcctgctgatcaCTGCTATGCTGGACCTGAAGATGTGGCCTGTGATGTCTGCACTGGGAGGAAACTGAAAGCTCTCAAGTCCTGTCTCATCTGTTTGGCTTCTTACTGTGAGCAGCACCTTCAGCCTCATTATGAATCTCCTGCCTTTGAAAAACACAAGCTGGTGGACCCCTCCAACAAGCTCCAGGAGAACATCTGCTGTCTTCATGATAaggtgatgaagatgttctGCCGTACTGATCAGCAGTGTATCTGTTATCTGTGCTCTGTGGATGAACATAAAGGCCACGACACAgtctcagctgcagcagagaggactgagaggcagagagagctggaggtgagtcgacaaaacatccagcagagagtccaggacagagagaaagatgtgaagctgcttcaacaggaggtggaggctATCAATCGCTCTGCTGATAAAGCAGTGGAGGACAGTGAGAAGATCTTCACTGAGCTGATCCGTCTCATGAAGAAAAGACGCTCTGATGTGAAGCAGCAGGTCAGatcccagcaggaaactgaAGTGAGTGGAGTCAAAGAGCTTGAGgagaagctggagcaggagatCACTGAGCTGAAGAGGAAAGACGCTGAGCTGATGAAGCTCTTAC is a window from the Epinephelus fuscoguttatus linkage group LG15, E.fuscoguttatus.final_Chr_v1 genome containing:
- the LOC125901650 gene encoding tripartite motif-containing protein 16-like; this encodes MAQKGVQLDRETFSCSICLDLLKDPVTTPCGHSYCMNCIKTHWDGEDKKKVHSCPQCRQTFTPRPVLLKNTMLAVLVEELKKTGLQAAPADHCYAGPEDVACDVCTGRKLKALKSCLICLASYCEQHLQPHYESPAFEKHKLVDPSNKLQENICCLHDKVMKMFCRTDQQCICYLCSVDEHKGHDTVSAAAERTERQRELEVSRQNIQQRVQDREKDVKLLQQEVEAINRSADKAVEDSEKIFTELIRLMKKRRSDVKQQVRSQQETEVSGVKELEEKLEQEITELKRKDAELMKLLHTEDHTQFLHNYSSLSPLSESTDSSSINIRPLRYFEDVTAAVSELRDKLQDVLREKWTNISQTVTDVDVLLSNSQPEPKTRAGFLKYYREITLDPNTANKELLLSEGNRKATAMGQQQSYSSHPDRFTEWWQVLSRESLTGHCYWEVEWRGEAIYVAVTYKNIIRAGNCNKCALGHNDKSWALYPDNNSYMFWHDNIRTPVSGPQSSRVGVYLDHSAGILSFYSVSETMTLLHRVQTTFTQPLYAGLWLFLPVGSTAEFCKLK